A window of the Arachis duranensis cultivar V14167 chromosome 5, aradu.V14167.gnm2.J7QH, whole genome shotgun sequence genome harbors these coding sequences:
- the LOC107490877 gene encoding beta-ketoacyl-[acyl-carrier-protein] synthase III B, chloroplastic, with product MANVDPDDLDLILMCTSTPEDLFGSAPQIQKQLGCKANPLAYDITAACSGFVLGLISAACHIRGGGFCNVLVIGADALSRYVDWTDRGSCILFGDAAGAVLVQPHQLDIKFAAVVQACHDKKSLLFSSF from the exons ATGGCAAATGTTGACCCTGATGATCTTGACCTTATATTGATGTGCACGTCTACACCAGAGGATCTATTTGGTAGTGCTCCACAG ATACAAAAACAACTTGGCTGCAAAGCAAATCCATTGGCTTATGACATTACAGCTGCATGTAGCGGATTTGTGTTGGGCTTAATATCAGCTGCTTGTCACATTAGGG GTGGTGGATTTTGTaatgttcttgttattgggGCTGATGCTCTGTCAAGATATGTTGATTGGACCGATAGAGGGAGTTGTATTCTCTTTGGGGATGCGGCTGGTGCTGTGCTAGTACAG CCCCATCAACTGGACATTAAATTTGCTGCAGTGGTTCAGGCTTGCCATGACAag AAAAGTTTGTTGTTCTCATCTTTCTAG